One genomic segment of Cinclus cinclus chromosome 33, bCinCin1.1, whole genome shotgun sequence includes these proteins:
- the LOC134055577 gene encoding serine/threonine-protein kinase pim-3-like, translating to MTGVVVPAPTGLNWAVGHDGSHSLPLPVPSRLMPPARPRPRAGLPRPRPRPRPRPRPSCRGLSSARLWLYWQWRCWAGISAWCGIASLWLRLPRPRPRPRPRPRPRPRPRPRPRPRPQRGLRPRPQRGLLPEPAERTQGAAAPAASVGASPARAPPLGSAAAGPEPPLSRSKERTPGAARPGTAEGRSGPVSGPGPSADSRVSPAGKVEHGIKERYQLGSLLGRGGFGSVWAATRLSDGAPVAIKRVPRNRVRHWGELPDGTSAPMEIVLLDKVSTGFPGVVQLLEWLELPSEILMVLERPERCQDLRHFIRARGFLSEEVARQLFRQVLEAVQHCTSCGVLHRDVKPENILVDLASGQAKLIDFGCGTYLQDTAYTHFAGTRSYSPPEWTRFGWYYGKPATIWSLGILLHQMVCGKHPFRRGRNISWNHQLSLPQRLSQDCQDLIKRCLSMLDIERPSLEDLLCDPWMQQIHEVFQVGSSVDQEVLGTSCGVDGPCAWRRLRTSFGTSFSASSDGMRALLQLSTGPESAKGEMV from the exons ATGACGGGTGTTGTTGTCCCAGCTCCAACGGGGCTCAACTGGGCCGTGGGGCATGACGGGAGCCACag tctcccTCTCCCCGTTCCGAGCCGGCTCATGCCCCCAGCCCGCCCTCGGCCCCGAGCGGGGcttccccgtccccgtccccgtccccgaCCCCGTCCCCGGCCGTCCTGCCGCGGTCTCTCCTCCGCCCGGCTCTGGCTGTACTGGCAGTGGCGCTGCTGGGCGGGGATCAGTGCCTGGTGCGGCATCGCCTCCCTTTGGCTccgcctgccccggccccggccccggccccggccccggccccggccccggccccggccccggccccggccccggccccggccgcaACGTGGGCTCCGACCTCGGCCTCAACGCGGG CTGCTCCCGGAGCCCGCAGAGCGCACAcagggcgcggccgctcccgccgcctccgttggggcttccccggcccgagctccgccgctcggcagcgcggccgctgGCCCCGAGCCGCCGCTGTCGCGTTCCAAAGAGCGAACGCCAggggctgcccggcccgggacggctGAGGGGCGCTCGGGGCCCGTgtctggccccgggccgagcgctgacagcCGCGTCTCGCCGGCAGGGAAGGTGGAGCACGGCATTAAGGAGCGCTACCAGCTCGGTTCGCTGCTGGGgcgcggcggcttcggcagcgtctggGCGGCGACGCGGCTCtcggacggcgccccg gtggccatcaaaaggGTGCCACGGAACCGAGTCCGACACTGGggtgagctg cccgaCGGCACCAGCGcaccaatggagatcgtgctcctggacaaggtgtccactggctTCCCTGGTgttgtccagctgctggagtggcttgAGCTCCCCAGCGAGATCCTGATGGTGCTGGAGCGCCCGGAGCGGTGTCAGGACCTCCGTCATTTCATTCGGGCACGGGGGTTCCTGTCCGAGGAGGTGGCGCGGcagctgttccgccaggtgctggaggccgtgcagcactgcaccagctgcGGAGTCCTGCACAGGGACGTCAAACCGGAGAACATCCTCGTTGACCTGGCCAGCGGGCAGGCAAAACTGATTgattttggctgtggcacctacctgcaggacacagcctacACTCactttgcag gaacacggtcctacagccccccggAATGGACCCGCTTTGGCTGGTACTATGGCAAGCCAGctaccatctggtccctgggcatcctgctgcacCAGATGGTCTGTGGGAAGCACCCTTTCAGGAGGGGCCGGAACATCAGCTGGAACCATCAGCTCTCACTGCCACAacggctctctcaag aCTGCCAAGATCTGATCAAAAGGTGTTTATCCATGCTCGACATAGAAAGGCCCTCATTAGAAGACCTGCTTTGTgacccttggatgcagcaaattcac gaagtgttccaggtggggtcCAGTGTGGATCAGGAGGTGCTTGGGACCAGCTGCGGTGTGGACGGGCCGTGcgcttggagaaggctgaggacatcgTTTGGGACCAGCTTTTCTGCCAGCAGCGATGGCATGAG ggctctgctgcagctcagcaccggGCCCGaatcagccaaaggagaaatggtgtga